In Salinigranum marinum, one DNA window encodes the following:
- a CDS encoding GtrA family protein: MRGTSLFKEYVPSGSRNRRLLQYVLVGALGLGINQGVLFLATGIVGLSYVVGGTLSRVVSVLANYGINDAWTWRNRGGAGAREYVVRGGKYVVTRIVGIAIGLAALVVFVELLGLHYLIANVLAVGVGVAWGFGASERWVWRSEEATELRPRRTAARVGGRLASHGLDADGIRRRLRRLRFRGEEPAEATSDEDATAAFDGGQLHQRVPRLDGHKLRERLAATDRATLLVFALAGALFVGFTVYTSLLYRGYYLTGADYGSYLHMFWTTVNGHGFLQQGKFRVSHPSMVYWGGHFSLTLLVFLPFFAIWQSPYALLVMKSFLLAGSVPLLWFVARQHIESRRLAGLVVLSYAFNPFLWSAWAFDFQEQSLLPVLVLGGYLLYARGRRVGFLVLLTLAMFTNEFVIPLAFGFLLGLTASEFTHGEFPSADRRTILAGFGLVVVAHVVAGFVISYFSTVSGVPVGVLATPFQPLVEGHRISFGSLLPIALLNPDAVFQALTINIRGKIIYLVFFSLPFLFVAYADEVTLGSLAPFVAFAWLASNRPAYVEFRAHYPLYLLPFVYIGAVRAVGRWGHLVPRVSDIQPPEIPWRPIAKVGVAILLVNAGVFIVIGGGNMKPTTPKATHHEVIDQGLASIPQDASVITQNDLYPHIARHPQSAFVVAQGPFAAYEREVGPVTPDYIVYDTELHKPWVDVLFDSLGDRIETDYGLYKYEDGFWMFKRGFEGTPTAVTSDTPLTWVSDEHQFDAEAFVTGTTSYERNYVVSRTGSAGDRLWYGPYALLAPGTYTATFDVFATGTGDQPAATLDIAVGKNHQVVASRQIGSQPGWQEVTLRFTLDRPQDKVEFRGARASDAGLVALRGVAVEKQSPSEAAADRDPPAAVGVPDPVAVDFSTDPVVDRSSDTGADDGTTAAVAGEGTEPVRATAENHAAAAERTHSHRPTIDLVVDPATHTETAQS; encoded by the coding sequence ATGAGGGGAACGTCGCTCTTCAAGGAGTACGTCCCCTCGGGGTCGCGCAACCGGCGGCTCCTCCAGTACGTCCTCGTCGGGGCGCTCGGGCTCGGCATCAACCAGGGGGTCCTCTTTCTCGCGACCGGGATCGTCGGGCTGTCGTACGTCGTCGGCGGGACGCTCAGTCGCGTCGTCAGCGTGCTCGCCAACTACGGCATCAACGACGCGTGGACGTGGCGGAACCGCGGCGGTGCGGGCGCCCGCGAGTACGTCGTCCGCGGCGGCAAGTACGTCGTCACGCGGATCGTCGGGATCGCGATCGGCCTCGCCGCGCTCGTGGTGTTCGTCGAACTCCTCGGGCTGCACTACCTGATCGCGAACGTGCTCGCCGTCGGCGTCGGCGTCGCCTGGGGCTTCGGCGCGAGCGAACGGTGGGTCTGGCGGTCCGAGGAGGCGACGGAGCTCCGTCCCCGCCGCACGGCCGCCCGCGTCGGTGGCCGGCTCGCCTCGCACGGCCTCGACGCCGACGGCATCCGGCGTCGCCTCCGGCGGCTCCGGTTCCGCGGGGAAGAGCCCGCCGAAGCCACATCTGACGAGGACGCCACGGCGGCGTTCGACGGGGGGCAGCTCCACCAGCGCGTCCCGCGGCTCGACGGCCACAAACTCCGCGAACGACTCGCCGCGACCGACCGGGCGACGCTCCTCGTGTTCGCGCTCGCCGGCGCGCTCTTCGTCGGCTTTACCGTTTACACCTCGCTCCTCTATCGCGGCTACTATCTCACCGGTGCCGACTACGGCTCGTACCTCCACATGTTCTGGACGACGGTCAACGGCCACGGCTTCCTCCAACAGGGGAAGTTCCGCGTCAGCCACCCCAGCATGGTCTACTGGGGCGGGCACTTCTCGCTCACGCTGTTGGTGTTCCTCCCGTTCTTCGCCATCTGGCAGTCGCCGTACGCGCTCTTGGTGATGAAGTCGTTCCTGCTCGCCGGCAGCGTCCCGCTTCTGTGGTTCGTCGCTCGCCAGCACATCGAGAGCCGGCGACTCGCCGGGTTGGTCGTGCTCTCGTACGCGTTCAACCCGTTCCTCTGGTCGGCGTGGGCGTTCGACTTCCAGGAGCAGTCGTTACTGCCGGTGCTCGTGCTCGGCGGCTACCTGCTGTACGCCCGCGGGAGACGGGTCGGCTTCCTCGTCCTGTTGACGCTGGCGATGTTCACCAACGAGTTCGTGATCCCCCTCGCGTTCGGATTCCTCCTCGGTCTCACGGCGAGCGAGTTCACTCACGGGGAGTTCCCGTCGGCCGACCGCCGGACGATCCTCGCCGGCTTCGGGCTGGTCGTGGTCGCACACGTCGTCGCCGGGTTCGTCATCTCCTACTTCAGCACCGTCAGCGGCGTCCCGGTTGGCGTGCTCGCGACGCCGTTCCAGCCGCTGGTCGAGGGGCATCGGATCTCGTTCGGCAGCCTGCTCCCGATCGCCCTGCTCAACCCCGACGCCGTCTTCCAGGCGCTGACGATCAACATCCGTGGGAAGATCATCTACCTCGTCTTCTTCTCGCTCCCGTTCCTGTTCGTGGCGTACGCCGACGAGGTGACGCTCGGGTCGCTCGCGCCGTTCGTCGCGTTCGCCTGGCTCGCCTCCAACCGGCCGGCGTACGTCGAGTTCAGGGCCCACTACCCCCTGTACCTGCTCCCGTTCGTCTACATCGGCGCGGTTCGTGCGGTCGGCCGGTGGGGGCATCTCGTGCCTCGCGTGTCGGACATCCAGCCGCCGGAGATCCCCTGGCGACCGATCGCGAAGGTCGGCGTGGCGATCCTCCTGGTCAACGCCGGGGTGTTCATCGTGATCGGCGGCGGAAACATGAAGCCGACCACGCCGAAGGCGACCCACCACGAAGTCATCGACCAGGGACTGGCCTCCATTCCGCAGGACGCGTCGGTCATCACGCAGAACGATCTCTACCCGCACATCGCCCGTCATCCCCAGTCGGCGTTCGTCGTGGCACAGGGGCCGTTCGCGGCCTACGAGCGGGAGGTCGGCCCCGTCACGCCGGATTACATCGTCTACGATACCGAACTCCACAAGCCCTGGGTCGACGTCCTGTTCGACTCGCTGGGGGATCGAATCGAAACCGACTACGGCCTCTACAAGTACGAAGACGGTTTCTGGATGTTCAAGCGTGGCTTCGAGGGAACGCCGACGGCGGTAACGTCGGACACGCCGCTTACGTGGGTGTCGGACGAACACCAGTTCGACGCCGAGGCGTTCGTCACGGGGACGACCAGCTACGAGAGGAACTACGTCGTCAGCAGGACCGGATCGGCCGGCGATCGGCTCTGGTACGGGCCGTACGCCCTGCTGGCACCGGGGACGTACACGGCGACGTTCGACGTGTTCGCGACGGGTACCGGCGACCAGCCGGCCGCGACGCTCGACATCGCCGTCGGGAAGAACCACCAGGTCGTCGCCAGCCGACAGATCGGCTCGCAGCCGGGGTGGCAGGAGGTCACGCTCCGTTTCACCCTCGACCGGCCGCAGGACAAAGTCGAGTTCCGCGGCGCGCGCGCGTCCGACGCGGGTCTCGTCGCCCTCCGCGGTGTCGCCGTCGAGAAGCAGTCGCCCTCGGAGGCCGCCGCCGACCGCGACCCGCCCGCAGCAGTCGGCGTTCCCGATCCCGTCGCGGTTGACTTCTCGACCGATCCTGTGGTCGACCGCTCGAGCGACACCGGGGCCGACGACGGGACGACCGCCGCGGTCGCCGGTGAGGGGACCGAACCGGTCAGAGCGACGGCAGAGAACCACGCCGCGGCCGCAGAGCGGACGCACAGCCACCGACCGACGATCGACCTCGTCGTCGATCCAGCGACCCACACGGAGACCGCCCAGTCATGA
- a CDS encoding sulfatase-like hydrolase/transferase, with protein sequence MKILLVTVDAWRASHASFASTASDAPAPYTPNLAALAESGTAFTQAISHGPATPYAFPAIHTSSLPLSHGGYERLGEGRTLTSEALSGTDWHCVGIHANPWLGERYGYARGYDDYRDVGEFSLPLLDRLREGLIGRFGLDHPVYRAAQYGYRYAQKPLASLGGGGSDEVATARRALAGATDRTFVWVHLLTPHAPYTPDERYRELMDVPRFEGSATRLTTRAQHDPASLTATEREAVRRLYAAAVRQADDEVARIVDAADDDTLVVVSADHGEALFEHGQVGHEPSLHDELLRVPLVIRPPAGHPPAVRRVDAQVGHVDLGPTILDYAGVDAPDGWVGRSLRPAVNGVEIGDELAVSEVASTATTPGRIDPDALQVAVRTPRRKVVAAPDGAVTGFDLAADPGETDPIREPTGADWSRLRDALAARLDEIDVGGASRVDRDDATERRLRDLGYLE encoded by the coding sequence ATGAAGATCCTCCTCGTCACCGTCGACGCGTGGCGTGCCTCGCACGCCTCGTTCGCGTCGACCGCGTCGGACGCACCGGCACCGTACACACCGAACCTGGCGGCCCTCGCGGAGTCCGGCACCGCCTTCACGCAGGCGATCAGCCACGGCCCCGCGACGCCGTACGCCTTCCCGGCGATCCACACCTCGTCGCTCCCGCTGTCGCACGGCGGCTACGAACGGCTCGGCGAAGGGCGGACACTCACCAGCGAGGCGCTCTCGGGGACGGACTGGCACTGCGTCGGGATCCACGCGAACCCGTGGCTCGGCGAGCGGTACGGCTACGCCCGCGGCTACGACGACTACCGCGACGTCGGGGAGTTCTCCCTGCCGCTGCTCGACAGGCTCAGGGAAGGGCTCATCGGCCGGTTCGGCCTTGACCACCCCGTCTACCGGGCCGCGCAGTACGGCTACCGGTACGCGCAGAAACCGCTCGCGTCGCTCGGCGGCGGCGGGAGCGACGAGGTGGCGACCGCCCGACGCGCGCTTGCGGGAGCCACCGACCGGACGTTCGTCTGGGTCCACCTGCTCACGCCGCACGCGCCGTACACGCCCGATGAGCGGTACCGCGAGCTGATGGACGTCCCCCGGTTCGAGGGGTCGGCTACGCGGCTGACGACGCGCGCACAGCACGACCCCGCGTCGCTCACGGCGACGGAGCGGGAGGCGGTCAGGCGGCTGTACGCCGCCGCCGTCCGCCAGGCCGACGACGAGGTGGCACGGATCGTCGACGCCGCGGACGACGACACGCTCGTCGTCGTCTCCGCCGACCACGGCGAGGCGCTGTTCGAGCACGGCCAGGTCGGCCACGAGCCCTCCCTCCACGACGAACTCCTCCGGGTTCCGCTCGTGATCCGTCCGCCGGCCGGCCATCCGCCTGCCGTCCGGCGGGTCGACGCACAGGTGGGACACGTCGACCTCGGCCCGACGATCCTCGACTACGCGGGCGTCGACGCGCCCGACGGCTGGGTCGGGCGATCGCTCCGGCCGGCCGTCAACGGCGTGGAGATCGGCGACGAACTCGCCGTGTCGGAGGTCGCCTCGACGGCGACGACGCCGGGGCGGATCGATCCCGACGCGCTGCAGGTCGCCGTCAGGACGCCTCGCCGGAAGGTGGTCGCCGCCCCTGACGGGGCGGTCACCGGCTTCGACCTCGCGGCCGACCCCGGTGAGACCGACCCGATCCGGGAGCCGACCGGCGCGGACTGGAGCCGTCTCCGGGACGCGCTCGCGGCGCGGCTCGACGAGATCGACGTCGGCGGGGCGTCACGGGTCGACCGCGACGACGCGACGGAACGCCGACTTCGCGACCTCGGGTATCTGGAGTGA
- a CDS encoding DUF2079 domain-containing protein: protein MSDESGHRYTVADELLPVVAVVALGIVFATVAVLVNPRGVPYVVAAVLVGLSGVLAEDLFAGRYRPVGSGVGFAAVPRWAAAVAVTGVAVLVSLLVAVESGLGSTLLPVVCAVCGFAWLGGVGLRRAVRPPVTPARLRATFANVDRPTWYVLAFATTLFVAFTAYTTWLYTAYWMGGSDFGAYVHMFATTVDGEGLLLHGKYRVSQPQGSYWGGHFSLTLLAFLPLYALVPSPVTLLVAKSAVVAASIPLVWTLAREHVGDDAVAGLVTVSYGLNPFLWSAWVFDFQEQALLPVLVFGAYLASRRDRRGVFVALATLAFLTNEFAIIVFGGALVGTVVAAARAGELRERAPMLGATALAAVVVFAVAVAVTARFSVEAGIPYASFAAPLKPSLGTRTGMGELLAVVLADPGVLVETFTFRLTDKLLYFIALFAPVLFLGLNDEVSVGAVAPYLGFAWLFAGREIYYMFGAHYPFYLLPFLYVGAVRVLGRIELGVPSKALLRRLFVTIILVNVFAGFAVGADHGVFPVRNDPAHNRVVEAAIEDVPEDASLLTQNDLYPHVATRPHATYVGRPDMFEQYQAAHGPVTPTYVLLDRGLIARQNDWSRPVREAFGDRFGTEYGLYRCQDGVAVYKRGYDGATTGITREAAGEC, encoded by the coding sequence GTGTCTGACGAGTCCGGACACCGCTACACGGTCGCCGACGAACTCCTGCCGGTGGTGGCGGTCGTCGCGCTCGGCATCGTCTTCGCAACCGTCGCCGTGCTCGTGAACCCCCGCGGCGTGCCGTACGTCGTCGCGGCCGTCCTCGTCGGGCTCAGCGGCGTCCTCGCCGAGGACCTCTTCGCCGGGCGCTACCGGCCGGTCGGGAGCGGGGTCGGGTTCGCGGCGGTCCCCCGCTGGGCCGCCGCCGTCGCGGTGACGGGCGTGGCCGTCCTCGTGTCGCTTCTCGTCGCCGTCGAGTCCGGCCTCGGGTCGACGCTCCTCCCGGTCGTCTGCGCCGTCTGTGGCTTCGCGTGGCTCGGCGGGGTCGGACTGCGTCGGGCCGTCCGTCCCCCGGTGACGCCGGCGCGCCTCCGGGCGACTTTCGCCAACGTCGACCGGCCGACGTGGTACGTCCTCGCCTTCGCCACGACCCTGTTCGTCGCCTTCACCGCGTACACGACGTGGCTCTACACGGCGTACTGGATGGGTGGCTCCGACTTCGGCGCGTACGTCCACATGTTCGCCACCACGGTCGACGGCGAGGGGCTGTTGCTCCACGGTAAGTACCGGGTGAGCCAGCCGCAGGGGTCGTACTGGGGCGGGCACTTCTCGCTCACGCTGTTGGCGTTCCTCCCGCTGTACGCGCTCGTCCCCTCGCCCGTGACGCTCCTCGTCGCGAAGTCGGCGGTCGTCGCGGCGAGCATCCCGCTCGTGTGGACCCTCGCCCGCGAGCACGTCGGTGACGACGCCGTCGCGGGGCTCGTGACCGTCTCGTACGGCCTGAACCCCTTCCTCTGGTCGGCGTGGGTGTTCGACTTCCAGGAGCAGGCGCTGTTGCCCGTCCTCGTCTTCGGCGCGTACCTGGCCTCGCGCCGCGATCGCCGGGGCGTGTTCGTCGCGCTGGCGACGCTCGCCTTTCTCACCAACGAGTTCGCGATCATCGTCTTCGGCGGCGCGCTGGTCGGGACGGTCGTCGCCGCCGCGCGCGCGGGCGAGTTGCGCGAGCGCGCACCGATGCTCGGCGCGACCGCGCTGGCCGCAGTGGTCGTCTTCGCCGTCGCCGTCGCGGTCACCGCGCGGTTCAGCGTCGAAGCGGGCATCCCGTACGCCTCGTTCGCCGCCCCGCTCAAACCGTCGCTCGGCACCCGCACCGGGATGGGAGAACTCCTCGCGGTGGTCCTCGCGGATCCGGGGGTGCTGGTCGAGACGTTCACGTTCCGGCTCACAGACAAACTGCTGTACTTCATCGCGCTGTTCGCGCCGGTGCTGTTTCTCGGCCTGAACGACGAGGTCTCCGTCGGGGCCGTCGCCCCGTATCTCGGGTTCGCGTGGCTGTTCGCCGGCCGGGAGATCTACTACATGTTCGGGGCGCACTACCCGTTCTATCTCCTGCCGTTCCTCTACGTGGGCGCCGTCCGCGTCCTCGGCCGGATCGAACTCGGCGTGCCCTCGAAGGCGCTCCTCCGGCGGCTGTTCGTCACGATCATCCTCGTCAACGTCTTCGCCGGCTTCGCCGTCGGTGCCGACCACGGCGTCTTCCCCGTCCGGAACGATCCGGCGCACAACCGGGTGGTCGAGGCCGCGATCGAGGACGTGCCCGAGGACGCCTCGCTCCTGACGCAGAACGACCTCTACCCGCACGTCGCCACCCGGCCGCACGCGACGTACGTCGGCCGCCCGGACATGTTCGAGCAGTATCAGGCGGCCCACGGGCCCGTCACGCCGACGTATGTCCTCCTGGACAGGGGGTTGATCGCCCGACAGAACGACTGGTCGCGGCCCGTCCGCGAGGCGTTCGGCGACCGATTCGGAACCGAGTACGGCCTCTACCGGTGCCAGGACGGCGTCGCCGTCTACAAGCGGGGGTACGACGGCGCGACCACGGGGATCACGCGCGAGGCCGCCGGTGAGTGCTGA
- a CDS encoding polyprenol monophosphomannose synthase, producing the protein MSIIVPTFNEAENVETVISRCRGAMDGRDYEVLVVDDDSPDGTWRVAERVSADTDRVSVFRRQSERGLGSAVAFGFERATKEFCVVIDADLQHPPEFIPELLNHATEYVDVVIGSRYRKGGHVENWPLSRQVISRGAIAIAKLWVPDARGLNDPLSGFFLVRRSVVEEAALEPKGYKILLEILVNCEYSHVVEVPYQFHQRRHGSSKLTLDACGQFLAHLLALRSRA; encoded by the coding sequence GTGTCGATCATCGTCCCGACGTTCAACGAGGCCGAGAACGTCGAAACCGTGATCAGTCGCTGCCGCGGCGCGATGGACGGGCGCGACTACGAGGTGCTCGTCGTAGACGACGACTCACCCGACGGGACCTGGCGTGTCGCCGAGCGCGTGAGCGCCGACACGGACCGTGTGAGCGTGTTCAGGCGGCAGTCCGAACGCGGGCTCGGCTCGGCGGTCGCGTTCGGCTTCGAGCGAGCCACCAAGGAGTTCTGTGTCGTCATCGACGCAGACCTCCAACACCCGCCCGAATTCATCCCCGAACTGCTGAACCACGCGACGGAGTACGTCGACGTCGTCATCGGGAGCCGGTACCGCAAGGGGGGGCACGTGGAGAACTGGCCGCTCTCACGACAGGTCATCAGCCGCGGCGCGATCGCGATCGCGAAGCTCTGGGTCCCCGACGCACGCGGGCTCAATGATCCGCTCAGCGGCTTCTTCCTCGTCCGCCGGTCGGTCGTCGAGGAGGCCGCCCTCGAACCGAAAGGGTACAAGATCCTCCTCGAGATCCTCGTCAACTGTGAGTACTCGCACGTGGTCGAGGTGCCGTACCAGTTTCACCAGCGGCGACACGGCTCCTCGAAGCTCACTCTCGACGCGTGTGGACAGTTCCTCGCCCATCTCCTCGCGCTGCGGAGTCGAGCATGA
- a CDS encoding glycosyltransferase family 4 protein, translating to MNGRVALCSHFAVEHFRGGEKWVVDVANRLAADGIDVDVRSLPYAPDGERRVDADDVLDGAVGYTEGWRHDVSGYDTAYAMYTPGMRLAFTAGPDTRTVAGIHSWAFVTDRLFEPHYGAVPTAAKLCYRAIGPRELRGYDAVHTVTPAFDSPHPETTYVPNFVDTTRFRPDRRELADDFTVLATAAHIREKGWDVVRSVADRLPPAVRLAATGECDHPRIDTLGFLDEAALADAYAAAHLVLHPTRVDTDSMVINEALASGTPVVTTPLPTHTRYDEAAMRANSTAEIVDRIAALAEECSTDQERYAARCALARHHGLTRDTELVYRRLRRLLLPGWQDPDDRVDADPATAVDVYTPTDSGGAASSGVDPGLHEEGVPSR from the coding sequence ATGAACGGCCGGGTCGCGCTCTGTTCGCACTTCGCCGTCGAGCACTTCCGCGGCGGCGAGAAGTGGGTCGTCGACGTCGCCAACCGACTCGCGGCCGACGGGATCGACGTCGACGTCCGCTCGCTGCCGTACGCGCCGGACGGCGAGCGGCGCGTCGACGCCGACGACGTCCTCGACGGCGCTGTCGGCTACACCGAGGGCTGGCGACACGACGTCTCGGGGTACGACACCGCCTACGCGATGTACACGCCGGGGATGCGACTCGCCTTCACCGCCGGCCCCGACACGCGGACGGTCGCGGGGATCCACTCGTGGGCGTTCGTCACCGATCGGCTGTTCGAGCCGCACTACGGCGCGGTGCCAACCGCCGCGAAGCTCTGTTACCGGGCGATCGGTCCGCGCGAACTCCGCGGGTACGACGCGGTCCACACGGTCACGCCCGCGTTCGACTCGCCCCACCCGGAGACGACGTACGTGCCCAACTTCGTCGACACCACCCGCTTCCGGCCCGACCGCCGTGAGCTCGCCGACGACTTCACCGTGCTCGCGACCGCCGCACACATCCGCGAGAAGGGGTGGGACGTCGTCCGGTCGGTCGCTGACCGGCTCCCGCCCGCGGTCCGCCTCGCCGCGACCGGCGAGTGTGACCACCCGCGGATCGACACGCTCGGCTTCCTCGACGAGGCGGCGCTGGCCGACGCGTACGCGGCCGCCCACCTCGTGCTCCACCCGACGCGAGTCGACACGGACAGCATGGTGATCAACGAGGCGCTCGCGTCCGGCACGCCCGTGGTCACGACGCCGCTTCCGACCCACACGCGGTACGACGAGGCCGCGATGCGGGCCAACTCGACGGCCGAGATCGTCGACCGGATCGCCGCGCTCGCCGAGGAGTGCTCGACCGACCAGGAGCGGTACGCCGCCCGTTGTGCCCTGGCGCGCCACCACGGGTTGACACGCGACACGGAACTGGTGTACCGTCGACTGCGGCGGCTCCTGCTGCCCGGCTGGCAAGACCCCGACGATCGCGTCGACGCCGACCCGGCCACCGCCGTCGACGTGTACACGCCGACCGACTCCGGTGGGGCGGCGTCGAGCGGGGTCGATCCCGGTCTCCACGAGGAGGGGGTTCCGAGTCGATGA